The Microbacterium paraoxydans genome includes a window with the following:
- the orn gene encoding oligoribonuclease produces MVTASENDRLVWIDCEMTGLDLAVDELVEIAVVVTDFELRPLDPGFQVVIRPSADALANMNDFVTAMHETSGLIDEIPHGVTLEEAEEQTLAYIRRFVPLERRAPLAGNTIGTDRMFLAKYMPQVDQWLHYRNVDVSSIKELSRRWYPRVFFQAPAKDGGHRALADILESIRELRYYREAVFVDEPGPSSDDAKEIAARTVSEFAPNM; encoded by the coding sequence ATGGTGACTGCTTCGGAGAACGACCGCCTCGTCTGGATCGACTGCGAGATGACGGGGCTCGATCTCGCCGTCGACGAGCTCGTCGAGATCGCGGTGGTGGTCACCGACTTCGAGCTCCGTCCGCTCGACCCCGGATTCCAGGTCGTCATCCGTCCGAGCGCGGACGCGCTCGCGAACATGAACGACTTCGTCACCGCCATGCACGAGACCTCGGGGCTCATCGACGAGATCCCGCACGGAGTCACCCTCGAGGAGGCGGAGGAGCAGACGCTGGCGTACATCCGCCGCTTCGTCCCCCTCGAGCGCCGCGCCCCTCTCGCCGGCAACACGATCGGCACCGACCGGATGTTCCTCGCGAAGTACATGCCTCAGGTCGACCAGTGGCTCCACTACCGCAACGTCGATGTCTCCAGCATCAAGGAGCTCTCCCGTCGCTGGTACCCCCGCGTGTTCTTCCAGGCTCCGGCGAAGGACGGGGGCCACCGCGCGCTGGCCGACATCCTGGAGTCGATCCGCGAGCTCCGCTACTACCGGGAGGCCGTCTTCGTGGACGAGCCGGGCCCTTCCAGCGACGACGCCAAGGAGATCGCCGCGCGCACGGTGTCGGAGTTCGCCCCGAACATGTAA
- a CDS encoding single-stranded DNA-binding protein translates to MIDTVTIVGRVATDPTPGRTSAGVPVTNFRLASTHRRFDPASGTWVDAGTNWFSIAAFRRLAEHARASLRVGDSVIVSGRLRVRPWESNGKQGTSVDIDADTIGHDLRWGTTAYRPSSRPSSGEAGESADLSTVDDEAHDAWDQPAETEAA, encoded by the coding sequence ATGATCGACACCGTGACCATCGTGGGCAGAGTCGCGACGGACCCCACCCCCGGGCGGACGAGCGCCGGAGTGCCCGTCACGAACTTCCGGCTGGCGAGCACGCACCGGCGCTTCGACCCGGCGAGCGGGACCTGGGTGGATGCGGGGACCAACTGGTTCTCGATCGCCGCCTTCCGACGGCTGGCGGAGCACGCGCGGGCATCGCTGCGAGTGGGCGACAGCGTCATCGTCTCCGGGCGACTCCGGGTGCGTCCGTGGGAGAGCAACGGCAAGCAGGGGACGAGCGTCGACATCGACGCGGACACCATCGGACACGATCTGCGGTGGGGGACCACGGCATATCGGCCGAGCTCCCGGCCGTCATCCGGGGAGGCGGGGGAGAGCGCTGATCTCTCGACGGTGGATGACGAGGCGCACGACGCGTGGGATCAGCCTGCAGAGACCGAGGCGGCCTAG
- a CDS encoding DNA polymerase IV: MGHGDGRGRMVSSADADDSGTRILHVDMDAFYAAVEVLDDPSLRGLPLIIGAPDGRSVVSSASYEARRYGVRSAMPVSQAVRLCPTARIVPPHFHRYQEVSRQVMAIFESFTPLVEPLSVDEAFLDVQGVRRLWGSPARIATQIRERVLAEVGITCSVGVAATKHVAKMASTMAKPDGMLVVAEHDTLAFLAPRPVRALWGVGPKAAEALEARGLRTIGDLRTASPEMLDRAVGPALSARLAQLARGEDARAVDTERVEKSIGHEETFDHDVADRAFLRAELLRLADRVGARLRRAGWETSTVAIKIRFDDFRTVTRSQTLPEPTAVGQRIGEAAQSLFALVERRDPVRLVGVRAENLRPAGGGALALWDEDEDWRKVEGAVDEAMARFGSATISRARHIGRGEGRGAARHPKDHGVD; this comes from the coding sequence ATGGGACACGGTGATGGCAGAGGCCGCATGGTGTCCTCGGCCGATGCCGACGACTCCGGGACGCGCATCCTCCACGTCGACATGGACGCGTTCTATGCGGCCGTCGAAGTGCTGGACGATCCGAGTCTGCGCGGGCTGCCGCTGATCATCGGGGCTCCGGATGGCCGCTCCGTGGTCTCCAGCGCCTCCTACGAGGCACGGCGCTACGGCGTGCGCTCCGCGATGCCCGTTTCGCAGGCCGTGCGGCTGTGCCCGACGGCACGTATCGTCCCGCCGCACTTCCACCGGTACCAAGAGGTCTCGCGGCAGGTGATGGCGATCTTCGAGTCGTTCACGCCGCTCGTGGAGCCGCTGTCGGTGGACGAGGCGTTCCTCGACGTACAGGGTGTGCGCCGGCTCTGGGGGAGCCCCGCCCGGATCGCGACCCAGATCCGTGAGCGCGTCCTCGCCGAGGTCGGCATCACGTGCAGCGTCGGAGTGGCCGCGACCAAGCATGTGGCGAAGATGGCGTCGACCATGGCCAAGCCGGACGGGATGCTCGTGGTCGCGGAACACGACACTCTCGCCTTCCTCGCGCCGCGCCCCGTGCGAGCGCTGTGGGGCGTGGGGCCGAAGGCGGCGGAGGCCCTGGAGGCCCGCGGCCTCCGCACGATCGGCGACCTCCGCACCGCATCGCCCGAGATGCTGGACCGCGCCGTGGGGCCGGCGCTGAGCGCGAGGCTCGCGCAGCTGGCGCGGGGGGAGGACGCGCGTGCGGTCGACACGGAGCGCGTGGAGAAGAGCATCGGACACGAGGAGACCTTCGACCACGACGTCGCGGATCGTGCCTTCCTCCGCGCGGAGCTGCTGCGGCTGGCCGATCGCGTGGGCGCGCGCCTGCGCCGGGCCGGGTGGGAGACCTCCACGGTCGCGATCAAGATCCGCTTCGACGACTTCCGGACCGTCACCCGCTCCCAGACGCTGCCGGAGCCGACCGCGGTCGGCCAGCGCATCGGCGAGGCGGCCCAGAGCCTGTTCGCGCTCGTCGAGCGTCGAGATCCGGTCCGCCTCGTGGGCGTCCGGGCGGAGAACCTCCGGCCGGCGGGAGGTGGCGCGCTGGCGCTGTGGGACGAGGACGAGGACTGGCGCAAGGTCGAAGGGGCCGTCGACGAGGCCATGGCGCGCTTCGGTTCGGCGACGATCAGCAGGGCGCGCCACATCGGACGCGGTGAAGGACGGGGCGCCGCGCGGCATCCGAAGGACCACGGCGTCGATTGA
- the clpS gene encoding ATP-dependent Clp protease adapter ClpS, with the protein MGLTVSTALPEIDEATDLSAAPLEPWEVVVWNDPVNLMSYVVRVFRTYFGYTREHATRLMLAVHHDGHAIVATGPRETMEVHAQAMHDYGLWATVRKAA; encoded by the coding sequence ATGGGCCTGACCGTGTCGACTGCTCTTCCCGAGATCGATGAAGCCACCGATCTCTCCGCTGCGCCCCTGGAGCCCTGGGAGGTCGTCGTGTGGAACGATCCGGTGAATCTGATGAGCTACGTCGTCCGTGTCTTCCGCACCTACTTCGGCTACACCCGCGAGCATGCCACCCGCCTCATGCTCGCCGTCCACCACGACGGACACGCGATCGTCGCCACCGGACCCCGCGAGACCATGGAGGTGCACGCACAGGCGATGCACGACTACGGGCTCTGGGCCACCGTCAGGAAGGCCGCATGA
- the gatB gene encoding Asp-tRNA(Asn)/Glu-tRNA(Gln) amidotransferase subunit GatB — MAAATLMDFDKALELFEPVLGFEVHVELNTNTKMFSDAPNPANEAYHAAEPNTLIAPVDLGLPGALPVVNETAIRSSISLGLALGCSIAESSRFARKNYFYPDLGKNYQISQYDEPIAFEGSVEVELEDGTMVTIPIERAHMEEDAGKLTHMGGSTGRIQGAEYSLVDYNRAGVPLVEIVTKTIFGTDHRAPEVAKAYVAAIRDIVRGLGISEARLERGNLRCDANVSLRRRGEEKLGTRTETKNVNSMRSVERAVRYEIQRQAQILADGGTIIQETRHWHEDTGTTSPGRPKSDADDYRYFPEPDLLPVQPPRELIEELRAALPEQPVARRRRLMDEWGFTPLEFQDVRNGGLLDVVEATIAAGATPAAARKWWTGEITRLANAQEKDAVDLVSPENVAALQQLVDAGTLTDKLARQVLEGVIAGEGTPQEVVDARGLAVVSDDGALIAAIDEALAAQPDVMAKIQDGKVQAAGAIIGAVMKAMKGQADAARVRELILERAAQ; from the coding sequence ATGGCCGCCGCCACGCTCATGGACTTCGACAAGGCGCTCGAGCTGTTCGAGCCCGTCCTCGGTTTCGAGGTGCACGTCGAGCTCAACACGAACACGAAGATGTTCTCCGACGCTCCCAACCCCGCGAACGAGGCGTACCACGCGGCGGAGCCGAACACGCTGATCGCCCCGGTCGACCTGGGACTGCCCGGTGCCCTGCCGGTCGTCAACGAGACGGCCATCCGCTCGTCGATCAGCCTCGGCCTCGCGCTCGGCTGCTCAATCGCGGAGTCCAGCCGGTTCGCCCGGAAGAACTACTTCTACCCGGACCTGGGCAAGAACTACCAGATCTCCCAGTACGACGAGCCGATCGCCTTCGAGGGGTCGGTCGAGGTGGAGCTCGAGGACGGCACCATGGTGACGATCCCGATCGAGCGCGCACACATGGAGGAGGACGCCGGCAAGCTCACGCACATGGGCGGCTCGACCGGCCGGATCCAGGGCGCCGAGTACTCGCTCGTCGACTACAACCGCGCCGGCGTCCCGCTCGTCGAGATCGTGACGAAGACGATATTCGGCACCGATCACCGGGCTCCCGAGGTCGCCAAGGCGTACGTCGCCGCGATCCGCGACATCGTCCGCGGACTCGGCATCTCCGAGGCTCGGCTGGAGCGCGGCAACCTGCGGTGCGACGCCAACGTCTCGCTCCGTCGTCGGGGTGAGGAGAAGCTCGGCACGCGCACCGAGACGAAGAACGTCAACTCCATGCGATCGGTGGAGCGCGCGGTGCGGTACGAGATCCAGCGTCAGGCGCAGATCCTCGCCGACGGCGGCACCATCATCCAGGAGACCCGGCACTGGCACGAGGACACCGGGACGACCTCTCCCGGACGTCCGAAGTCGGACGCCGACGACTACCGGTACTTCCCCGAGCCGGATCTGCTTCCGGTGCAGCCGCCGCGCGAGCTGATCGAGGAGCTGCGCGCCGCCCTGCCCGAGCAGCCCGTCGCCCGTCGGCGCCGGCTCATGGACGAGTGGGGCTTCACCCCGCTGGAGTTCCAGGACGTGCGCAACGGCGGTCTGCTCGACGTCGTCGAGGCCACGATCGCCGCCGGGGCCACGCCGGCCGCGGCACGGAAGTGGTGGACGGGGGAGATCACCCGCCTCGCCAATGCGCAGGAGAAGGACGCGGTCGACCTCGTCAGCCCGGAGAACGTCGCGGCGCTGCAGCAGCTCGTCGACGCCGGGACGCTGACCGACAAGCTCGCACGCCAGGTGCTGGAGGGCGTGATCGCCGGGGAGGGCACGCCGCAGGAGGTCGTCGACGCGCGCGGTCTGGCCGTGGTCTCGGACGACGGTGCGCTCATCGCGGCGATCGATGAGGCCCTCGCGGCGCAGCCCGATGTGATGGCCAAGATCCAGGACGGCAAGGTCCAGGCCGCGGGTGCCATCATCGGGGCGGTCATGAAGGCCATGAAGGGCCAGGCCGACGCCGCCCGCGTCCGCGAACTCATCCTCGAGCGCGCCGCGCAGTGA
- a CDS encoding DUF6993 domain-containing protein — protein MLRSVLPSRAAALVLVAGVSAAVLAGCAPEPTATPTPTATATADPTPSAAPALVPDGSAEDNLPVFTAVAEQVWGTEQRGEGRAYVDGLVAAGFDRDAMQLTPDQSTVGNPAESIQFSVRWGEEECLIGQVGPSTGAVVTTVMPQLAGGRCLVGATRPIDW, from the coding sequence GTGCTCCGATCGGTCCTCCCGTCCCGCGCTGCGGCGCTCGTGCTCGTCGCCGGTGTCTCGGCCGCCGTCCTCGCCGGATGCGCGCCGGAGCCCACGGCGACGCCGACTCCCACGGCGACAGCCACCGCTGATCCGACGCCGTCCGCCGCTCCTGCTCTGGTGCCGGACGGGAGCGCCGAGGACAACCTCCCCGTCTTCACGGCGGTGGCGGAGCAGGTCTGGGGGACGGAGCAACGCGGGGAGGGGCGCGCGTACGTCGACGGTCTCGTCGCGGCGGGATTCGATCGGGACGCCATGCAGCTCACGCCGGACCAGTCCACGGTCGGGAACCCGGCGGAGAGCATCCAGTTCTCGGTCCGCTGGGGCGAGGAGGAGTGCCTGATCGGACAGGTCGGTCCGTCCACCGGTGCCGTCGTGACCACGGTCATGCCCCAGCTCGCCGGCGGGCGGTGCCTGGTGGGCGCGACGCGGCCGATCGACTGGTGA
- a CDS encoding acyl-CoA thioesterase: MSTDSPGSRLHIPIHLRWGDLDAFNHVNNTSMLKLLEEARVRAFWRAGPGEEAPSTAVLDSGIEEGILTLIARQEIEYLAPVPYQRRPLEVQMWFGKLGGSSVEVCYEVHNDPAAEPRELYARSTAIIVLVDAGTGRPTRLTAEMREAWEPYVGPSIEYAHR, from the coding sequence ATGAGCACCGACTCGCCGGGTTCCCGCCTGCACATCCCGATCCACCTCCGTTGGGGCGATCTGGATGCGTTCAACCACGTCAACAACACCTCGATGCTCAAGCTGCTCGAGGAGGCGCGCGTCCGCGCGTTCTGGCGTGCGGGACCCGGCGAGGAGGCGCCGTCCACCGCCGTCCTCGACTCCGGGATCGAGGAGGGCATCCTGACGCTCATCGCGCGGCAGGAGATCGAGTACCTCGCTCCGGTTCCGTACCAGCGGCGCCCGCTCGAGGTGCAGATGTGGTTCGGGAAGCTCGGCGGGTCCAGCGTCGAGGTCTGCTACGAGGTGCACAACGACCCGGCCGCCGAGCCGCGTGAGCTCTACGCGCGATCCACGGCCATCATCGTGCTCGTCGACGCGGGCACGGGACGGCCGACACGCCTGACAGCGGAGATGCGCGAGGCGTGGGAGCCGTACGTCGGTCCCTCCATCGAGTACGCACACCGCTGA
- a CDS encoding metallopeptidase family protein codes for MDMDAAAFEALVIDELDQLPDEMVEQLENVVFVVEDRPEDGSLDLLGLYDGLALPERTQYGMGELPDRIIVYREPHLAQCEDIDELRDEIHTTLVHEIAHFHGIDDAHLHELGWA; via the coding sequence ATGGACATGGACGCCGCGGCCTTCGAGGCCCTCGTGATCGACGAACTCGACCAGCTGCCCGACGAGATGGTCGAGCAGCTCGAGAACGTCGTCTTCGTGGTGGAGGATCGTCCCGAGGACGGCAGCCTCGATCTGCTCGGCCTGTACGACGGCCTCGCGTTGCCGGAGCGCACGCAGTACGGGATGGGTGAGCTGCCCGATCGCATCATCGTCTACCGGGAACCGCATCTCGCGCAGTGTGAGGACATCGACGAACTCCGCGACGAGATCCACACCACCCTCGTCCACGAGATCGCGCACTTCCATGGCATCGACGACGCCCACCTGCACGAGCTCGGATGGGCCTGA
- a CDS encoding LysE family transporter: MSLAVWFSLLTASVVISFTPGAGAINTMSNSLTQGWKRSIWGIIGQQIALIVHVVIVAAGVGLLVSRSDVLFNLIRYAGAAYLVYLGIRLILTRPAPALDDAPDPVDARESHWSMMRRGFWVNLLNPKAIVFFLAFIPQFIRLDQPPLPQYLALVATVVVVDVLVMWGFFATAARPFRRLTRSPHGQRILNTVFGTLFIGVAALLVLLH, encoded by the coding sequence GTGTCACTGGCGGTCTGGTTCTCTCTTCTCACCGCATCCGTGGTGATCAGCTTCACGCCGGGGGCCGGCGCGATCAACACGATGTCCAACTCCCTCACGCAGGGCTGGAAGCGCTCGATCTGGGGAATCATCGGCCAGCAGATCGCGCTCATCGTGCATGTCGTGATCGTGGCTGCCGGCGTCGGGCTCCTCGTCTCGCGCTCGGACGTCCTGTTCAACCTCATCCGATACGCCGGCGCCGCCTACCTGGTGTACCTCGGCATCCGTTTGATCCTGACCCGCCCCGCTCCGGCGCTCGATGACGCGCCGGATCCCGTGGATGCTCGGGAGAGCCACTGGTCGATGATGCGCCGAGGCTTCTGGGTCAACCTGCTGAATCCCAAGGCGATCGTCTTCTTCCTCGCGTTCATCCCGCAGTTCATCCGGCTGGACCAGCCTCCGCTCCCCCAGTACCTGGCCCTCGTCGCGACCGTCGTGGTCGTCGACGTGCTCGTCATGTGGGGATTCTTCGCCACGGCCGCACGCCCCTTCCGCCGCCTCACCCGCTCTCCGCACGGCCAGCGGATCCTCAACACCGTGTTCGGAACCCTCTTCATCGGCGTCGCGGCGCTGCTCGTCCTCCTGCACTGA
- a CDS encoding acyl-CoA thioesterase: MSADEHAIQTVERLLDVLDLDATQARTTEDIFTGSSHPMPSGRIYGGQVLAQTLVAAERTLPEDRAVHSMHGYFLRPGDASQGITIAVDRIHDGRSFSTRRTQAYQNGVPIFSMIASFQDADPGVEHAEPMPAGVPVPEDLAPDEDRVPGLAGGARRMLSERAADIRHVDSPLYLPNDDERVPRQAVWMRLRAPLPDDQRLHRAALAYLSDMTIQESILRAHGVSWSLPGLKVASLDHAMWWHRPARVDEWLLYVQESPSARGGRGLATGRVYTREGTLVASVAQEIMIRVPEDR; encoded by the coding sequence ATGAGCGCCGACGAGCACGCCATCCAGACCGTGGAGCGTCTTCTCGACGTCCTCGACCTTGACGCCACCCAGGCGCGGACCACCGAGGACATCTTCACGGGCTCGTCGCACCCGATGCCGAGCGGCCGCATCTACGGCGGACAGGTGCTCGCGCAGACCCTCGTGGCCGCCGAGCGCACGCTGCCGGAGGACCGCGCCGTCCACTCGATGCACGGCTACTTCCTCCGTCCCGGCGATGCGAGCCAGGGGATCACCATCGCCGTCGACCGGATCCACGACGGACGTTCATTCTCCACTCGCCGCACCCAGGCGTACCAGAACGGCGTGCCGATCTTCTCGATGATCGCCTCGTTCCAGGATGCCGACCCCGGGGTAGAGCACGCGGAGCCCATGCCCGCCGGTGTGCCCGTCCCGGAAGACCTCGCCCCCGATGAGGACCGTGTGCCCGGACTCGCCGGAGGTGCGCGACGCATGCTGAGCGAGCGTGCGGCGGACATCCGGCACGTCGACTCCCCCCTCTACCTTCCGAACGATGACGAACGGGTCCCCCGGCAGGCGGTGTGGATGCGACTGCGCGCCCCGCTCCCCGACGACCAGCGGCTGCACCGGGCCGCCCTGGCCTACCTCAGCGACATGACGATCCAGGAGTCGATCCTGCGCGCTCACGGGGTCTCCTGGTCACTTCCCGGCCTGAAGGTCGCGAGCCTGGACCACGCGATGTGGTGGCACCGCCCGGCGCGCGTGGACGAGTGGCTCCTCTATGTGCAGGAGTCGCCGAGCGCCCGCGGCGGTCGCGGTCTGGCCACGGGGCGCGTGTACACCCGAGAGGGCACGCTCGTGGCGAGCGTCGCTCAGGAGATCATGATCCGGGTTCCCGAGGATCGCTGA
- the ettA gene encoding energy-dependent translational throttle protein EttA, with translation MAEYIYSMVRARKAVGEKLILDDVTMAFLPGAKIGMVGPNGAGKSTILKIMAGLDTPSNGEAKLSPGYSVGILMQEPELDESKTVLENIQDGIAIKAKVDRFNEISALMADPDADFDALLAEMGTLQEEIDAADGWDLDSQLEQAMDALRTPPGDAAIAPLSGGEKRRVALAKLLLQKPDLLLLDEPTNHLDAESVLWLEQHLQSYKGAVIAITHDRYFLDHVAEWIAEVDRGRLIGYEGNYSTYLEKKAERLDIQGKKDAKLAKRLKDELDWVRSSAKGRQTKSKARLARYEEMAAEAERTRKLDFEEIQIPAGPRLGNVVIEAKNLKKGFDGRSLIDGLSFSLPPNGIVGVIGPNGVGKTTLFKTIVGLEPLDGGDLKIGETVKISYVDQSRSSIDPNKTLWEVVSDGLDFITVGKTEIPSRAYVSKFGFKGPDQQKKAGVLSGGERNRLNLALTLKEGGNLLLLDEPTNDLDVETLSSLENALLEFPGCAVVITHDRWFLDRIATHILAYEGTDEKPDQWYWFEGNFEAYEQNKIERLGPDAAKPHRSTHRKLTRD, from the coding sequence GTGGCTGAGTACATCTACTCCATGGTTCGTGCCCGCAAGGCGGTGGGTGAGAAGCTCATCCTGGACGACGTCACGATGGCGTTCCTGCCGGGCGCGAAGATCGGCATGGTCGGCCCCAACGGCGCCGGAAAGTCGACGATCCTCAAGATCATGGCCGGGCTCGACACCCCGTCCAACGGTGAGGCCAAGCTCTCGCCGGGGTACTCCGTCGGCATCCTCATGCAGGAGCCGGAGCTCGACGAGTCGAAGACGGTCCTCGAGAACATCCAGGACGGCATCGCCATCAAGGCCAAGGTCGACCGGTTCAACGAGATCTCCGCGCTGATGGCCGATCCGGACGCCGACTTCGACGCGCTCCTCGCGGAGATGGGGACGCTGCAGGAGGAGATCGACGCGGCGGACGGCTGGGATCTCGATTCCCAGCTCGAGCAGGCGATGGACGCCCTCCGCACCCCGCCCGGCGACGCGGCCATCGCTCCGCTCTCCGGTGGTGAGAAGCGCCGTGTGGCGCTGGCCAAGCTGCTGCTGCAGAAGCCCGACCTGCTGCTCCTCGACGAGCCCACCAACCACCTCGACGCGGAGAGCGTGCTCTGGCTCGAGCAGCACCTCCAGTCGTACAAGGGCGCCGTGATCGCCATCACCCACGACCGGTACTTCCTCGACCACGTGGCCGAGTGGATCGCCGAGGTCGACCGCGGACGCCTCATCGGCTACGAGGGCAACTACTCGACGTACTTGGAGAAGAAGGCGGAGCGCCTCGACATCCAGGGCAAGAAGGATGCCAAGCTCGCCAAGCGCCTGAAGGACGAGCTCGACTGGGTCCGCTCCAGCGCGAAGGGCCGTCAGACGAAGTCGAAGGCGCGTCTGGCACGGTACGAGGAGATGGCGGCCGAGGCGGAGCGCACCAGGAAGCTGGACTTCGAGGAGATCCAGATCCCCGCCGGTCCTCGACTCGGCAACGTCGTCATCGAGGCCAAGAACCTCAAGAAGGGCTTCGACGGCCGCTCGCTCATCGACGGCCTGAGCTTCAGCCTCCCGCCGAACGGCATCGTCGGCGTCATCGGCCCGAACGGCGTCGGAAAGACGACCCTGTTCAAGACCATCGTCGGGCTGGAGCCGCTGGACGGCGGCGACCTCAAGATCGGCGAGACCGTCAAGATCAGCTACGTCGACCAGTCGCGGTCGTCGATCGACCCGAACAAGACCCTGTGGGAGGTCGTCTCCGACGGCCTGGACTTCATCACGGTGGGCAAGACCGAGATCCCGTCCCGTGCCTACGTTTCGAAGTTCGGGTTCAAGGGCCCGGACCAGCAGAAGAAGGCCGGCGTGCTCTCCGGTGGTGAGCGCAACCGTCTGAACCTCGCGCTCACCCTCAAGGAGGGTGGCAACCTGCTCCTCCTCGACGAGCCGACCAACGACCTCGACGTCGAGACGCTGAGCTCCCTGGAGAACGCGCTGCTCGAGTTCCCCGGCTGTGCGGTGGTCATCACCCACGACCGGTGGTTCCTCGACCGGATCGCGACGCACATCCTCGCCTACGAGGGCACGGACGAGAAGCCCGACCAGTGGTACTGGTTCGAGGGCAACTTCGAGGCCTACGAGCAGAACAAGATCGAGCGTCTCGGCCCGGATGCGGCGAAGCCCCACCGGTCGACGCACCGCAAGCTCACCCGCGACTGA
- a CDS encoding DUF2017 family protein, producing MNTPPITVSVATIEGMHLARLVDDFMDLLRDSEGDDPGVARLTPNAYPDDDDAAAAFASATRADLLDRRLHDARVMRTALQVFNPDAEVTDEGARVPRDVLVRREDVDAWLRTLTAIRLVIATRLGITDDEPDVGGDGQAVYDWLGYRLELLIEAVDESDADALR from the coding sequence ATGAACACCCCACCGATCACCGTCTCGGTCGCCACGATCGAGGGCATGCACCTGGCCCGGCTCGTCGATGACTTCATGGACCTGCTCCGGGATTCCGAAGGCGACGACCCGGGCGTGGCCCGGTTGACGCCGAACGCCTATCCGGACGACGACGACGCCGCGGCGGCGTTCGCCTCGGCAACCCGCGCGGACCTCCTGGACCGACGGCTGCACGATGCGCGGGTCATGCGCACGGCGCTGCAGGTGTTCAACCCCGACGCCGAGGTGACCGATGAGGGCGCCCGCGTTCCCCGCGACGTCCTCGTACGGCGCGAGGACGTGGACGCGTGGCTCCGCACCCTCACCGCCATCCGGCTCGTCATCGCCACGCGGCTCGGCATCACTGACGACGAACCCGACGTCGGCGGTGACGGCCAGGCCGTGTACGACTGGCTGGGATACCGTCTCGAGCTGCTCATCGAGGCCGTCGACGAGAGCGACGCCGACGCCCTCCGCTGA
- a CDS encoding aminobenzoate synthetase translates to MPSRSDDAVAAALSHAATLIAEDVRALAASNPVVLIDGGSGAGKTSLAARVARAWPVTGRVQVIALDSLYPGWDGLDDGAERALDGILRPHGRGLLGAWRRWDWEHGEEAETHAVDPALGVIVEGSGILQPSTARLADIRIWVESGESSRKARALARDGDTYRPHWDRWAAQERRHLERDRPRELATRVIEVP, encoded by the coding sequence GTGCCCTCAAGAAGTGACGACGCGGTCGCAGCGGCGCTCTCGCACGCGGCGACGCTGATCGCGGAAGACGTCCGCGCACTCGCGGCCTCCAACCCCGTCGTGCTGATCGACGGGGGGAGCGGCGCAGGCAAGACCTCTCTGGCCGCGCGCGTAGCGCGAGCCTGGCCGGTCACCGGACGCGTGCAGGTCATCGCCTTGGACTCCCTCTATCCCGGCTGGGACGGCCTCGACGACGGGGCGGAGCGCGCGCTCGATGGCATCCTCCGTCCCCATGGACGCGGGCTTCTCGGGGCGTGGCGTCGCTGGGACTGGGAGCACGGCGAGGAGGCGGAGACCCACGCCGTCGATCCGGCCCTCGGCGTCATCGTCGAGGGCAGCGGGATCCTGCAACCCTCGACGGCACGCCTGGCCGACATTCGGATCTGGGTGGAGTCCGGCGAGTCATCGCGGAAGGCCCGTGCGCTGGCGCGGGATGGCGACACCTACCGCCCGCACTGGGACCGGTGGGCGGCGCAGGAGCGCCGTCACCTCGAGCGAGACCGTCCGAGGGAACTCGCCACCCGCGTGATCGAGGTCCCCTGA